From Candidatus Hadarchaeales archaeon, one genomic window encodes:
- a CDS encoding Ldh family oxidoreductase, producing MILTADREREVIRTLLLKSGAGEEEAEDVAEVLTEGDLRGFHSHGMLRLPYILRALRRGTILPRAKVRVVRESPATALLDGGHGLGHHVAKRAMLLAIEKAREVGVGAVGVFNSNHFGIAGYYAEMAMREGMVGIVATTTDPLVHPWGGCEPLLGTNALAVGIPTRPPVLLDMAMSVAARGKLVEAAKKGERIPEGWAVDREGRPTTDPEEGLKGALSPFGGPKGYGLAFVLELLAGPMVNAAAGRKVRGTLEPVEGFCTKGDLMMVLDPSAFTDRERFLREAEEFILEVKASRRAEGFQEILLPGEPEFRKRERYLREGIPLPDEIWEEVRSTAKELGLWPEEWG from the coding sequence ATGATCCTCACGGCGGATAGGGAAAGGGAGGTGATACGCACCCTCCTCCTGAAGAGCGGGGCGGGTGAGGAGGAAGCGGAGGACGTGGCGGAGGTATTGACGGAAGGGGATCTCAGGGGTTTCCATTCCCATGGGATGTTGAGGCTTCCATACATCCTCAGGGCCTTGAGGAGGGGAACCATCCTCCCCAGGGCGAAGGTGAGGGTGGTGAGGGAGAGTCCGGCCACCGCGCTCTTGGACGGGGGACATGGGTTGGGACACCATGTGGCAAAGAGGGCCATGCTTCTGGCCATCGAGAAGGCTAGGGAGGTGGGGGTGGGGGCGGTGGGGGTATTCAACTCCAATCATTTCGGTATCGCCGGGTACTATGCGGAGATGGCCATGAGGGAGGGCATGGTTGGGATAGTGGCCACCACCACCGATCCCTTGGTGCACCCCTGGGGCGGGTGCGAGCCCCTCTTGGGAACCAATGCCCTCGCGGTGGGCATACCCACCCGTCCACCCGTCCTTCTGGACATGGCCATGAGCGTGGCGGCTAGGGGAAAACTGGTGGAGGCGGCGAAGAAGGGGGAGAGGATACCCGAGGGATGGGCGGTGGATAGGGAGGGAAGACCCACCACGGATCCCGAGGAGGGATTGAAGGGTGCACTCAGCCCCTTTGGGGGGCCGAAGGGATATGGGTTGGCCTTTGTACTGGAGCTCCTGGCGGGTCCTATGGTCAACGCCGCGGCCGGCAGGAAGGTCAGGGGAACGCTTGAGCCCGTGGAGGGTTTTTGTACCAAGGGGGATCTGATGATGGTTTTGGATCCCTCTGCCTTCACCGATAGGGAGAGATTCCTGAGGGAGGCAGAAGAGTTTATTCTGGAAGTGAAAGCCTCCAGGAGGGCCGAGGGTTTTCAGGAGATCCTCCTTCCAGGGGAGCCGGAGTTCAGGAAGAGGGAGAGGTATCTCAGGGAGGGAATACCCCTTCCGGACGAAATATGGGAGGAAGTGAGGAGCACGGCGAAGGAATTGGGCCTCTGGCCTGAGGAATGGGGTTGA
- a CDS encoding phosphoglycerate kinase, with the protein MSLPTLDRVEVKGKTVLLRVDINSPLDPKTGEILEDSRIRECAPTIKELAGKGAKVVVLAHQGRPGDEDFSRLEKHAKRMEEILGMRIKYVPDLLGPSAKEAIKGLKEGEVLLLENVRFYAEESLTGTPEQMAKTFLVRELSSLADLYVNDAFGAAHRGQPSLVGFGAVLPTYAGRLMERELRGLSRAREPERPCIYVLGGGKSKDSMSMIENVLSKGIADMVLTGGLVALLFLSASGIDLGEPSFQVLREKGFEKERERAKKLLSTYGGKIKLPVDVAVERGNKREEVEVSSLPVNAPIKDIGSRTIREYSEIIKGAKTVVANGPLGVFEEKEFEKGTVEVLRAMVDSGAYTIVGGGHMVAAAEKAGVLSKLSHVSTGGGACISFLAGEPMPVVDLLLKTG; encoded by the coding sequence ATGTCGCTCCCCACCCTGGATCGGGTAGAAGTGAAGGGTAAAACCGTTCTCCTCAGGGTGGACATCAATTCCCCCCTGGATCCCAAAACTGGAGAAATCCTGGAAGACTCCAGGATAAGGGAGTGTGCTCCCACCATCAAGGAACTGGCGGGAAAAGGGGCGAAGGTGGTGGTCCTGGCCCATCAGGGCAGGCCCGGGGATGAGGACTTCTCCAGGTTGGAAAAACATGCGAAAAGGATGGAAGAAATCCTTGGCATGCGCATCAAATATGTCCCGGACTTGCTTGGACCTTCGGCGAAAGAGGCCATAAAGGGACTGAAGGAAGGAGAGGTCCTTTTACTGGAAAACGTCAGGTTCTACGCTGAGGAGTCCCTTACCGGTACCCCCGAGCAGATGGCCAAGACTTTTTTGGTGAGGGAACTCTCCTCCCTCGCCGACCTTTACGTGAACGATGCCTTCGGGGCGGCACACAGGGGGCAACCCTCCTTGGTGGGCTTTGGGGCCGTGCTTCCCACCTACGCCGGGAGGCTGATGGAAAGGGAACTGAGGGGATTGAGCAGGGCCAGGGAACCGGAGAGACCCTGCATCTACGTGCTCGGGGGAGGAAAATCGAAGGACTCCATGAGCATGATCGAAAATGTACTCTCCAAGGGAATTGCCGACATGGTATTGACTGGGGGTCTGGTGGCATTGCTCTTCCTCTCCGCCTCCGGGATAGACCTGGGAGAACCCAGCTTTCAAGTGTTGAGGGAGAAGGGATTCGAGAAGGAAAGGGAGAGGGCAAAGAAGTTGCTGTCGACCTATGGGGGGAAGATCAAGCTCCCGGTGGATGTTGCCGTGGAAAGGGGAAACAAGAGGGAGGAGGTGGAAGTTTCCAGCCTTCCCGTGAATGCCCCCATCAAGGACATAGGAAGCAGGACTATCAGGGAGTACTCCGAAATCATAAAGGGGGCGAAAACGGTGGTGGCCAACGGTCCGCTGGGAGTATTCGAGGAAAAGGAATTCGAGAAGGGGACCGTGGAGGTGTTGCGGGCGATGGTGGACTCCGGAGCCTACACCATCGTGGGAGGAGGTCACATGGTGGCCGCCGCCGAAAAGGCAGGGGTGCTCTCCAAGCTGAGTCACGTGAGCACGGGAGGGGGTGCGTGCATAAGTTTCCTTGCCGGAGAACCCATGCCCGTGGTGGATCTCCTCCTCAAAACCGGCTGA